A DNA window from Panthera tigris isolate Pti1 chromosome X, P.tigris_Pti1_mat1.1, whole genome shotgun sequence contains the following coding sequences:
- the TMSB4X gene encoding thymosin beta-4 — MSDKPDMAEIEKFDKSKLKKTETQEKNPLPSKETIEQEKQAGES, encoded by the exons ATGTCTGACAAACCCGATATGGCTGAGATTGAGAAATTCGATAAGtcgaaattgaagaagacagaaacgCAAGAGAAAAATCCGCTGCCTTCAAAAGAAA CGATTGAGCAGGAGAAGCAAGCAGGCGAATCGTAA